CTCGGCGATGTTGCCGTACCCCTGCTTGACGCTCTCGGCGGCGCTCTGGTAGGCCCCCTTGAGGCCGCCCGGCTCCTGCTCCTGCATCGAGGTCGCCACGCTGATGGGCACGATGGCCGCGTCCTCGCCGATCTGCACGTGCTCGGGCGCGGGCACGAAGGTCCGCCCGCTGGAGAGGTCGCTGAAGATGCCGCCCGTCGCCTCGTAGCCCTCGACCCGGCCCGAGTGCTCGTCGAAGAACACGTCGGCGATCTTGCCGAGGTTCTGGCCGTCGGTCGTGAGCAGCGTCATTCCGACGAGGCTCACCTTGGAGTCGAGCACCTCGGCGAGCCGCCCGTCCTCGCGGGTCGTGGTCACCGAGTGCGAGCTGTCCACCATGATGGCGTCCTCGCCCACGCTGCGGATCGCCTCGAAGGGCACGACCTTCGCCGCGCGGAAAAAGCCGCCCTCGTCGACGAGGATGCCGAGCACCTGGTTGGCCTGGTGGTCGAACACGAGGTCACGCACCGTCTCCAGCCGCTCGCCGCTGTCGATGGCGATCACGGGACGTCCGAGCAGTTCTTTACCTTTGATCATGAATGAGCTCCGTTTCGGGTGAGCGCTGGGGTGACCCGCTTCAGAAGCCGAGGTTCAGGATGCCCTGCGGCTTGAGATACAGGAAATAGGCGAGCAGAAAAAGAACGATCAGAATCAAGATGATCATGAGGGCGGTTCTGCCGCCGCCGCCACCAGTTCCTTGCAGTCGGGCCATGTGTCGATCCTCCGAGGAAAAGTCTAAAAACACCGCCCCCACAATGTGATTTTCGGGGCTCACCCCGGGTTGACTGAACCTTACGCCAGCCTTAAGGCAGCCCCGCGGCCTAGACTCCGCCCATGCCCGCTCCCGCGCCCGGTTTGCCCCACCTGCGGGCCGCCCCGCCCCACTCCCCGCACGAGCGCCCCCTCGCGGAGCTGCCGCTCACCGTCCTCGTGGGAGTGACGGGCGTGGGCAAGAGCACCGCGCTCGCCGCCCTGATGGAGGCCGACCCGGGCGCGCGGGTGCTGCCCGACCGCCGCGAGCTCACCGACCACGTGGTGATCCTGCCGCTGGCGGGCGGCCCCGTGGGCGACCGCGCCGAGAGATTCCGCCTCACCGCCCTCTACCGCGAGCGGCACCCCGGCGGCATGGCACACGCGCTGGGGACGCTGAGCGCGGACACCCGGCACTGGGGAAAGCGTCCCCTCTTCGACGGCCTGCGCGGGCTGGAGGAGGTGCGGCACGCCGCCGAGCACTTCCCGAGGTGGCGCTTCGTGGCCCTGAACGCCCCCGACCCCGTGCGGGTGCGGCGGCTGTTGGGCCGCGCGGACGCCTTCGACCGGGTGGCGGGCTCCGGGGCGGGGGCCGACCTGCGCGCCAGCCTCGCCGCCCTGCCCGGCGC
This sequence is a window from Deinococcus planocerae. Protein-coding genes within it:
- a CDS encoding ATPase: MPAPAPGLPHLRAAPPHSPHERPLAELPLTVLVGVTGVGKSTALAALMEADPGARVLPDRRELTDHVVILPLAGGPVGDRAERFRLTALYRERHPGGMAHALGTLSADTRHWGKRPLFDGLRGLEEVRHAAEHFPRWRFVALNAPDPVRVRRLLGRADAFDRVAGSGAGADLRASLAALPGAGAVFTPAEFGGLAALAEEGHAPADILAKVRIVVTERAHYDPDAASAFLRTLPPSHALILDTVALTPAQVAQAVRAWV